CGACGTTCGGGATGTCGGTCGGCGCGAGCAGGATCTTGCCGCCGAGGCCGGACGCCTTCGTCGCGGACGCGTCCACGTCGTCCACCGCGATATAGGGCAACCACATCGAGGGGTAGGTCTCGTGCGGCGGGATGTTCATCGCGCCCGCGACCTGCTGCTCGCCGCGCGTCATGATGTGGTAGGTGCCCATCGGGCCCATGTCCATCGGCTGCCGGCCCCACTTGTAGAGGTTCTCGTAGAAACCCGTCACCTTCGCCGCGTCCTTCGCGTGCAGTTCGTACCAGCAGAACGTGCCCGCTCCCTGCGGCAGACCCATGTACTTGTCGAGATCGGCCATCGTGATGACGGCGAAGACCGCGCCATCGCTGTCGGTGGCGATGGAAAACCGCCCGACCGACGGGATGTCCGTCGGGGGAACCATGACCTGACCGCCCAGAGACTCCACCTGCGCGGGGATCGCATTCACGTCGTCCACGTGCCAGTAACATAGCCAGTGCGGCGGCGGGTTGCCGGGAATCATGTTGGCGTCGCAGAACCCGCCCGAGGTTTTCTCCATGCTCTCACCGAACATCGAATACGGCGGCATGCCCGGAATGTTGTAGTCGTTGAA
This is a stretch of genomic DNA from Deltaproteobacteria bacterium. It encodes these proteins:
- a CDS encoding VOC family protein → MGKVEHGQVVWHELMTPDPAGAKAFYGGLFGWTFNDYNIPGMPPYSMFGESMEKTSGGFCDANMIPGNPPPHWLCYWHVDDVNAIPAQVESLGGQVMVPPTDIPSVGRFSIATDSDGAVFAVITMADLDKYMGLPQGAGTFCWYELHAKDAAKVTGFYENLYKWGRQPMDMGPMGTYHIMTRGEQQVAGAMNIPPHETYPSMWLPYIAVDDVDASATKASGLGGKILLAPTDIPNVGRFSVVMDPQGAVFALYRTKNPA